A genomic segment from Hippoglossus stenolepis isolate QCI-W04-F060 chromosome 3, HSTE1.2, whole genome shotgun sequence encodes:
- the slmapa gene encoding sarcolemma associated protein a isoform X10 has protein sequence MPSALAVFTCRPNSHPFQERHVYLEEPVKIGRSVARCRPAQNNATFDCKVLSRNHALVWFDHKTGKFYLQDTKSSNGTFINSQRLSRGSEESPPCEVLSGDIIQFGVDVTENTRKVTHGCIVSTIKLFLPDGMEARRRSDVIQAPLPLPVDKVAANTPSMYSQELFQLSQYLQEALHREQMLEQKLATLQRLLSTTQEASESSWQALIDEDRLLSRLEVMGSQLQAYSKSQTEEGIRKELLALQEDKHNYETTAKESLRRVLQEKIEVVRKLSEVERSLSNTEDECTHLKEMSERSQEELRELANKYNAAVNEMKELTDKIKAAEGRQEELTQRGATEKRELELRIEEMEEKEQVLQARIEALQADNDFSNERLAALQVRLEQLQEKSIKENNSLDNCHVNNSGGDSTRIQQLIECPPVKQLKETVSSSIHKLANFDEVLDAHLQNNQTGEDDILASPDRLKGNQMDAKESDMSDTLSPSKDRSSDDTSDGNMDDQELNEPQNRVALLKAELHRVGLEPGDTEQVIHHLHRELLEAQELANTGKQKCQELQALLEEERRSNSQMTEESTKQIQYLQTQLGKLQADMEALREQRESTICSTRDELYSAQEEILVLRHAMEAATAEREREISALQADLGGVRVELDHWRNTAAKYEEEIRRLQEAFTQQQKQQNTANQLQVECGTLQQRCVCLQQDCDGLRDERKSLTDKLHHLEAELSSTREQSLVLSSSLESLEKREEVLQDKLGSLENQHLQDAGRLKSQLDQAQARTHTLQTEYEDTQSQLLDLRQRYERTEQEKLNIHQELEQCRSSLKLLQDKTSSPSILQPVQAIFMGLVLALLYWCFGQLW, from the exons ttCTACCTGCAGGACACGAAAAGCAGCAACGGGACATTCATCAACAGCCAGAGGTTGAGTCGTGGCTCAGAAGAGAGTCCACCCTGCGAGGTCCTCTCTGGAGACATCATTCAGTTTGGTGTCGACGTCACTGAGAACACACGCAAAG TCACCCATGGCTGCATTGTGTCAACAATCAAGCTCTTCTTACCCGATGGGATGGAGGCACGCCGTCGAAGCGA TGTCATCCAAGCTCCGTTACCACTACCTGTagacaag GTTGCAGCCAACACTCCCAGTATGTATTCTCAGGAACTGTTCCAGCTCTCCCAGTATCTGCAg gaGGCCTTACACAGAGAGCAGATGTTGGAGCAGAAGCTCGCCACTTTGCAGCGTCTGTTATCCACAACTCAGGAGGCCTCAGAGAGCAGCTGGCAG GCACTGATTGATGAGGACCGTCTGCTCTCCAGACTGGAAGTGATGGGCAGTCAGCTACAGGCTTACTCTAAg TCCCAGACGGAGGAGGGGATCCGTAAGGAGCTCTTGGCTCTtcaggaagacaaacacaactACGAGACGACAGCGAAGGAGTCTCTGAGGAGagtcctgcaggagaaaatcGAAGTGGTCAGGAAGCTGTCAGAGGTTGAG CGTTCACTCAGTAACACGGAGGATGAGTGCACCCACCTGAAGGAAATGTCTGAGAGGagccaggaggagctgagggagctCGCTAACAAGTACAACGCCGCCGTCAATGAGATGAAAGAGCTCACAGACAAAATCAAG gCGGCTGAGGGACGGCAGGAGGAGCTGACCCAGCGGGGAGCGACGGAGAAGAGGGAGTTGGAGCTGCGGAttgaggagatggaggagaaggagcaggttCTCCAGGCTCGCATCGAGGCTCTGCAGGCCGATAACGACTTCAGCAATGAGAGGCTCGCTGCTCTGCAgg tgCGGTTAGAACAGCTACAAGAGAAAAGCATAAAAGAGAACAACAGCCTGG ACAACTGTCATGTTAACAACAGCGGAGGAGACTCGACTAGAATCCAACAGTTGATTGAGTGTCCGC CGGTCAAACAGCTGAAGGAGACTGTTAGTTCTTCAATCCACAAACTGGCCAACTTTGATG aagTGTTGGACGCACACCTACAGAACAACCAGACAGGAGAGGACGACATCCTGGCCAGCCCCGATCGACTCAAag ggaATCAGATGGATGCCAAAGAGTCAGACATGTCAGACACTCTGAGTCCGAGCAAAGATCGCAGTAGTGACGACACGTCAG acgGCAACATGGACGACCAGGAACTGAACGAACCACAGAACAGAGTAGCTCTGCTCAAAG ctgagTTGCATCGGGTTGGTCTAGAGCCTGGAGACACGGAGCAGGTCATCCACCATCTCCACAGAGAGCTTCTGGAGGCCCAGGAATTAGCCAACACCGGCAAGCAGAAATGTCAGGAGCTACAAG cgctgttggaggaggagaggaggagtaaCTCTCAGATGACTGAAGAGTCGACCAAACAGATCCAGTACCTGCAGa ctcAGCTCGGGAAGCTGCAGGCCGACATGGAGGCTttgagggagcagagggagagcaCCATCTGCAGCACCAGAGACGAGCTCTACTCCGCCCAGGAGGAG ATCCTCGTTCTGCGGCACGCCATGGAGGCAGCCACGGCGGAGCGGGAGCGGGAAATCTCCGCCCTGCAGGCTGACCTGGGCGGTGTGCGCGTTGAGCTGGACCACTGGAGGAACACTGCCGCCAAGTACGAGGAGGAGATCAGGCGACTTCAGGAGGCCTTcacacagcagcaaaaacagcagaacactGCCAACCAGCTGCAgg TGGAGTGTGGTACGTTGCAGcagcgctgtgtgtgtttgcagcaggaCTGTGACGGCctgagagatgagaggaaatcTCTCACAGACAAACTGCACCACCTGGAGGCTGAGCTgagcag cacCAGGGAACAGAGTCTGGTCCtcagcagcagtctggagtctctggagaagagggaggaggttCTGCAGGACAAACTGGGTTCTCTGGAGAACCAACACCTGCAGGACGCAGGCAGGCTGAAGAGCCAGCTGGACCAGGCCCAggcccgcacacacacactgcagacagag tatgaAGACACACAGTCTCAGCTGTTGGACCTCCGTCAGCGCTATGAGCgaacagagcaggagaagcTGAACATCCACCAGGAGCTGGAGCAGTGCAGGAGCAGCCTGAAGCTACTGCAGGACAAAACCAGCTcc CCATCCATATTGCAGCCTGTCCAAGCCATATTCATGGGCCTTGTCCTGGCTCTGCTCTACTGGTGTTTCGGCCAGTTGTGGTAG
- the slmapa gene encoding sarcolemma associated protein a isoform X11, whose product MPSALAVFTCRPNSHPFQERHVYLEEPVKIGRSVARCRPAQNNATFDCKVLSRNHALVWFDHKTGKFYLQDTKSSNGTFINSQRLSRGSEESPPCEVLSGDIIQFGVDVTENTRKVTHGCIVSTIKLFLPDGMEARRRSDVIQAPLPLPVDKVAANTPSMYSQELFQLSQYLQEALHREQMLEQKLATLQRLLSTTQEASESSWQALIDEDRLLSRLEVMGSQLQAYSKSQTEEGIRKELLALQEDKHNYETTAKESLRRVLQEKIEVVRKLSEVERSLSNTEDECTHLKEMSERSQEELRELANKYNAAVNEMKELTDKIKAAEGRQEELTQRGATEKRELELRIEEMEEKEQVLQARIEALQADNDFSNERLAALQDNCHVNNSGGDSTRIQQLIECPPVKQLKETVSSSIHKLANFDEVLDAHLQNNQTGEDDILASPDRLKGNQMDAKESDMSDTLSPSKDRSSDDTSDGNMDDQELNEPQNRVALLKAELHRVGLEPGDTEQVIHHLHRELLEAQELANTGKQKCQELQALLEEERRSNSQMTEESTKQIQYLQTQLGKLQADMEALREQRESTICSTRDELYSAQEEILVLRHAMEAATAEREREISALQADLGGVRVELDHWRNTAAKYEEEIRRLQEAFTQQQKQQNTANQLQVECGTLQQRCVCLQQDCDGLRDERKSLTDKLHHLEAELSSTREQSLVLSSSLESLEKREEVLQDKLGSLENQHLQDAGRLKSQLDQAQARTHTLQTEYEDTQSQLLDLRQRYERTEQEKLNIHQELEQCRSSLKLLQDKTSSPSILQPVQAIFMGLVLALLYWCFGQLW is encoded by the exons ttCTACCTGCAGGACACGAAAAGCAGCAACGGGACATTCATCAACAGCCAGAGGTTGAGTCGTGGCTCAGAAGAGAGTCCACCCTGCGAGGTCCTCTCTGGAGACATCATTCAGTTTGGTGTCGACGTCACTGAGAACACACGCAAAG TCACCCATGGCTGCATTGTGTCAACAATCAAGCTCTTCTTACCCGATGGGATGGAGGCACGCCGTCGAAGCGA TGTCATCCAAGCTCCGTTACCACTACCTGTagacaag GTTGCAGCCAACACTCCCAGTATGTATTCTCAGGAACTGTTCCAGCTCTCCCAGTATCTGCAg gaGGCCTTACACAGAGAGCAGATGTTGGAGCAGAAGCTCGCCACTTTGCAGCGTCTGTTATCCACAACTCAGGAGGCCTCAGAGAGCAGCTGGCAG GCACTGATTGATGAGGACCGTCTGCTCTCCAGACTGGAAGTGATGGGCAGTCAGCTACAGGCTTACTCTAAg TCCCAGACGGAGGAGGGGATCCGTAAGGAGCTCTTGGCTCTtcaggaagacaaacacaactACGAGACGACAGCGAAGGAGTCTCTGAGGAGagtcctgcaggagaaaatcGAAGTGGTCAGGAAGCTGTCAGAGGTTGAG CGTTCACTCAGTAACACGGAGGATGAGTGCACCCACCTGAAGGAAATGTCTGAGAGGagccaggaggagctgagggagctCGCTAACAAGTACAACGCCGCCGTCAATGAGATGAAAGAGCTCACAGACAAAATCAAG gCGGCTGAGGGACGGCAGGAGGAGCTGACCCAGCGGGGAGCGACGGAGAAGAGGGAGTTGGAGCTGCGGAttgaggagatggaggagaaggagcaggttCTCCAGGCTCGCATCGAGGCTCTGCAGGCCGATAACGACTTCAGCAATGAGAGGCTCGCTGCTCTGCAgg ACAACTGTCATGTTAACAACAGCGGAGGAGACTCGACTAGAATCCAACAGTTGATTGAGTGTCCGC CGGTCAAACAGCTGAAGGAGACTGTTAGTTCTTCAATCCACAAACTGGCCAACTTTGATG aagTGTTGGACGCACACCTACAGAACAACCAGACAGGAGAGGACGACATCCTGGCCAGCCCCGATCGACTCAAag ggaATCAGATGGATGCCAAAGAGTCAGACATGTCAGACACTCTGAGTCCGAGCAAAGATCGCAGTAGTGACGACACGTCAG acgGCAACATGGACGACCAGGAACTGAACGAACCACAGAACAGAGTAGCTCTGCTCAAAG ctgagTTGCATCGGGTTGGTCTAGAGCCTGGAGACACGGAGCAGGTCATCCACCATCTCCACAGAGAGCTTCTGGAGGCCCAGGAATTAGCCAACACCGGCAAGCAGAAATGTCAGGAGCTACAAG cgctgttggaggaggagaggaggagtaaCTCTCAGATGACTGAAGAGTCGACCAAACAGATCCAGTACCTGCAGa ctcAGCTCGGGAAGCTGCAGGCCGACATGGAGGCTttgagggagcagagggagagcaCCATCTGCAGCACCAGAGACGAGCTCTACTCCGCCCAGGAGGAG ATCCTCGTTCTGCGGCACGCCATGGAGGCAGCCACGGCGGAGCGGGAGCGGGAAATCTCCGCCCTGCAGGCTGACCTGGGCGGTGTGCGCGTTGAGCTGGACCACTGGAGGAACACTGCCGCCAAGTACGAGGAGGAGATCAGGCGACTTCAGGAGGCCTTcacacagcagcaaaaacagcagaacactGCCAACCAGCTGCAgg TGGAGTGTGGTACGTTGCAGcagcgctgtgtgtgtttgcagcaggaCTGTGACGGCctgagagatgagaggaaatcTCTCACAGACAAACTGCACCACCTGGAGGCTGAGCTgagcag cacCAGGGAACAGAGTCTGGTCCtcagcagcagtctggagtctctggagaagagggaggaggttCTGCAGGACAAACTGGGTTCTCTGGAGAACCAACACCTGCAGGACGCAGGCAGGCTGAAGAGCCAGCTGGACCAGGCCCAggcccgcacacacacactgcagacagag tatgaAGACACACAGTCTCAGCTGTTGGACCTCCGTCAGCGCTATGAGCgaacagagcaggagaagcTGAACATCCACCAGGAGCTGGAGCAGTGCAGGAGCAGCCTGAAGCTACTGCAGGACAAAACCAGCTcc CCATCCATATTGCAGCCTGTCCAAGCCATATTCATGGGCCTTGTCCTGGCTCTGCTCTACTGGTGTTTCGGCCAGTTGTGGTAG
- the slmapa gene encoding sarcolemma associated protein a isoform X8, giving the protein MPSALAVFTCRPNSHPFQERHVYLEEPVKIGRSVARCRPAQNNATFDCKVLSRNHALVWFDHKTGKFYLQDTKSSNGTFINSQRLSRGSEESPPCEVLSGDIIQFGVDVTENTRKVTHGCIVSTIKLFLPDGMEARRRSDVIQAPLPLPVDKVAANTPSMYSQELFQLSQYLQEALHREQMLEQKLATLQRLLSTTQEASESSWQALIDEDRLLSRLEVMGSQLQAYSKSQTEEGIRKELLALQEDKHNYETTAKESLRRVLQEKIEVVRKLSEVERSLSNTEDECTHLKEMSERSQEELRELANKYNAAVNEMKELTDKIKAAEGRQEELTQRGATEKRELELRIEEMEEKEQVLQARIEALQADNDFSNERLAALQVRLEQLQEKSIKENNSLAVKQLKETVSSSIHKLANFDEVLDAHLQNNQTGEDDILASPDRLKGNQMDAKESDMSDTLSPSKDRSSDDTSDGNMDDQELNEPQNRVALLKAELHRVGLEPGDTEQVIHHLHRELLEAQELANTGKQKCQELQALLEEERRSNSQMTEESTKQIQYLQTQLGKLQADMEALREQRESTICSTRDELYSAQEEILVLRHAMEAATAEREREISALQADLGGVRVELDHWRNTAAKYEEEIRRLQEAFTQQQKQQNTANQLQVECGTLQQRCVCLQQDCDGLRDERKSLTDKLHHLEAELSSTREQSLVLSSSLESLEKREEVLQDKLGSLENQHLQDAGRLKSQLDQAQARTHTLQTEYEDTQSQLLDLRQRYERTEQEKLNIHQELEQCRSSLKLLQDKTSSPSILQPVQAIFMGLVLALLYWCFGQLW; this is encoded by the exons ttCTACCTGCAGGACACGAAAAGCAGCAACGGGACATTCATCAACAGCCAGAGGTTGAGTCGTGGCTCAGAAGAGAGTCCACCCTGCGAGGTCCTCTCTGGAGACATCATTCAGTTTGGTGTCGACGTCACTGAGAACACACGCAAAG TCACCCATGGCTGCATTGTGTCAACAATCAAGCTCTTCTTACCCGATGGGATGGAGGCACGCCGTCGAAGCGA TGTCATCCAAGCTCCGTTACCACTACCTGTagacaag GTTGCAGCCAACACTCCCAGTATGTATTCTCAGGAACTGTTCCAGCTCTCCCAGTATCTGCAg gaGGCCTTACACAGAGAGCAGATGTTGGAGCAGAAGCTCGCCACTTTGCAGCGTCTGTTATCCACAACTCAGGAGGCCTCAGAGAGCAGCTGGCAG GCACTGATTGATGAGGACCGTCTGCTCTCCAGACTGGAAGTGATGGGCAGTCAGCTACAGGCTTACTCTAAg TCCCAGACGGAGGAGGGGATCCGTAAGGAGCTCTTGGCTCTtcaggaagacaaacacaactACGAGACGACAGCGAAGGAGTCTCTGAGGAGagtcctgcaggagaaaatcGAAGTGGTCAGGAAGCTGTCAGAGGTTGAG CGTTCACTCAGTAACACGGAGGATGAGTGCACCCACCTGAAGGAAATGTCTGAGAGGagccaggaggagctgagggagctCGCTAACAAGTACAACGCCGCCGTCAATGAGATGAAAGAGCTCACAGACAAAATCAAG gCGGCTGAGGGACGGCAGGAGGAGCTGACCCAGCGGGGAGCGACGGAGAAGAGGGAGTTGGAGCTGCGGAttgaggagatggaggagaaggagcaggttCTCCAGGCTCGCATCGAGGCTCTGCAGGCCGATAACGACTTCAGCAATGAGAGGCTCGCTGCTCTGCAgg tgCGGTTAGAACAGCTACAAGAGAAAAGCATAAAAGAGAACAACAGCCTGG CGGTCAAACAGCTGAAGGAGACTGTTAGTTCTTCAATCCACAAACTGGCCAACTTTGATG aagTGTTGGACGCACACCTACAGAACAACCAGACAGGAGAGGACGACATCCTGGCCAGCCCCGATCGACTCAAag ggaATCAGATGGATGCCAAAGAGTCAGACATGTCAGACACTCTGAGTCCGAGCAAAGATCGCAGTAGTGACGACACGTCAG acgGCAACATGGACGACCAGGAACTGAACGAACCACAGAACAGAGTAGCTCTGCTCAAAG ctgagTTGCATCGGGTTGGTCTAGAGCCTGGAGACACGGAGCAGGTCATCCACCATCTCCACAGAGAGCTTCTGGAGGCCCAGGAATTAGCCAACACCGGCAAGCAGAAATGTCAGGAGCTACAAG cgctgttggaggaggagaggaggagtaaCTCTCAGATGACTGAAGAGTCGACCAAACAGATCCAGTACCTGCAGa ctcAGCTCGGGAAGCTGCAGGCCGACATGGAGGCTttgagggagcagagggagagcaCCATCTGCAGCACCAGAGACGAGCTCTACTCCGCCCAGGAGGAG ATCCTCGTTCTGCGGCACGCCATGGAGGCAGCCACGGCGGAGCGGGAGCGGGAAATCTCCGCCCTGCAGGCTGACCTGGGCGGTGTGCGCGTTGAGCTGGACCACTGGAGGAACACTGCCGCCAAGTACGAGGAGGAGATCAGGCGACTTCAGGAGGCCTTcacacagcagcaaaaacagcagaacactGCCAACCAGCTGCAgg TGGAGTGTGGTACGTTGCAGcagcgctgtgtgtgtttgcagcaggaCTGTGACGGCctgagagatgagaggaaatcTCTCACAGACAAACTGCACCACCTGGAGGCTGAGCTgagcag cacCAGGGAACAGAGTCTGGTCCtcagcagcagtctggagtctctggagaagagggaggaggttCTGCAGGACAAACTGGGTTCTCTGGAGAACCAACACCTGCAGGACGCAGGCAGGCTGAAGAGCCAGCTGGACCAGGCCCAggcccgcacacacacactgcagacagag tatgaAGACACACAGTCTCAGCTGTTGGACCTCCGTCAGCGCTATGAGCgaacagagcaggagaagcTGAACATCCACCAGGAGCTGGAGCAGTGCAGGAGCAGCCTGAAGCTACTGCAGGACAAAACCAGCTcc CCATCCATATTGCAGCCTGTCCAAGCCATATTCATGGGCCTTGTCCTGGCTCTGCTCTACTGGTGTTTCGGCCAGTTGTGGTAG